Proteins encoded by one window of Rutidosis leptorrhynchoides isolate AG116_Rl617_1_P2 chromosome 7, CSIRO_AGI_Rlap_v1, whole genome shotgun sequence:
- the LOC139859645 gene encoding uncharacterized protein, whose amino-acid sequence MDKLRFVHQWIPDEQSKVQRFVEILRPEYRTIARLATTFSQAHMLAKITESDLKAARSMKTESVSQVKPAASQSSQQSKKSSRFKPKGQFCQGGSVSSGQKTWCRTCKSLHSGQCTTLTKRCLRCGIVGHEPQDCSFKNNVCWNCHKEGHRYAEYPTARKSYSGAGSGSGKHKNPPPHEARAFQMSVDAATATDDAITGMFLVNSVMARVLFDCGANCSSVSTAFCAKLNVPVRVINEPLSVKVGDGRTIPVINVRHNWLSDHKADIKCDRKVIYFPVAGGKRVIARGDRGEFRCPLLSMMKAQKSLAKGCDSFLAYVIDVKKEKKVVFDIHVVSEYPEVFPDELPGLPPIREVEYKTELVPGATPVAKDPYRLAPSEIREMMACKLFLDKFVIVFIDDILMYFKTESEHAEHLRQWGNEQKTAFQTLKSLLCQAPVLALPEGSDEFVVYCDASLSALGCVLMQRDRRHYLYGTHCVICTDHKSLQYIFSQKEMNMRQRWWQESLKDYDLDRLKITQLEALHDEHLKSELMVKRRVELMNDSRGLKTYHERVWVSLLGGLRDLILNEAHKSRLSMHLGSTKMYHV is encoded by the exons atggacaagttaaggtttgtgcaTCAGTGGATACCTGACGAACAGTCCAAAGTGCAACGGTTTGTAGAAATTTTGCGACCTGAGTATCGCACGATTGCAAGACTTGCTACTACATTTTCACAAGCGCATATGTTGGCAAAGATAACCGAAAGTGATCTTAAGGCGGCCAGAAGTATGAAAACTGAAAGTGTGTCGCAAGTGAAACCAGCGGCAAGTCAGTCTAGCCAGCAATCAAAGAAATCAAGTCGGTTTAAGCCAAAAGGGCAATTTTGCCAGGGTGGGTCAGTGTCAAGTGGTCAGAAGACATGGTGTAGAACGTGTAAGTCTTTGCATAGTGGGCAGTGTACAACCTTGACGAAACGTTGTTTACGTTGTGGTATAGTAGGACATGAGCCTCAAGATTGTTCATTTAAGAATAATGTATGTTGGAACTGTCATAAAGAGGGTCACAGATATGCAGAGTATCCAACTGCAAGAAAGAGTTATTCCGGGGCGGGGTCCGGGTCAGGG AAGCACAAGAATCCTCCACCACATGAAGCTAGAGCCTTTCAGATGTCAGTAGACGCTGCCACTGCTACTGACGATGCAATCACCGGTATGTTCTTAGTAAATTCTGTGATGGCTCGTGTACTATTTGACTGTGGGGCAAATTGCTCGTCTGTGTCAACTGcattttgtgctaagttaaatgtGCCTGTTAGGGTAATAAATGAACCCTTAAGTGTCAAAGTGGGTGACGGTAGAACTATTCCAGTCATAAA TGTTAGGCATAATTGGCTTAGTGACCATAAGGCcgatattaagtgtgataggaaagttATCTATTTCCCGGTGGCCGGTGGAAAACGAGTAATAGCTCGTGGTGATCGTGGCGAGTTTCGTTGTCCATTATTATCAATGATGAAAGCTCAGAAATCTTTGGCCAAGGGCTGTGATTCTTTCTTAGCCTATGTGATCGAtgtaaagaaggaaaagaaagtagtGTTCGATATTCATGTGGTGTCTGAGTATccagaagtgttcccagatgaattGCCAGGCTTACCGCCGatcagggaagttgaatataagaccGAGTTAGTGCCAGGGGCTACACCGGTTGCTAAAGATCCGTATAGATTAGCTCCTTCagaaattcgtgaaatgat GGCGTGTAAACtgtttttggataagtttgttatcgtgttcattgatgacatcttaatgtACTTCAAAACCGAATCCGAGCATGCTGAGCATTTAAGACAA TGGGGTAATGAACAGAAAACTGCGTTTCAGACTTTAAAAAGTTTGTTGTGTCAAGCGCCAGTGTTAGCCTTACCCGAGGGATCCGATGAATTCGTTGTGTATTGTGACGCGTCTTTATCCGCTTTGGGCTGTGTACTAATGCAAAGAGATCGT AGGCATTATCTTTATGGTACGCATTGTGTTATCTGCACCGATCATAAAAGTTTAcagtatatcttttcgcagaaagagatGAACATGCGTCAGAGATGGTGGCAAGAATCACTTAAGGATTATGACT TGGATCGACTAAAGATAACTCAACTCGAAGCATTACATGATGAACATTTGAAATCTGAGTTAATGGTGAAAAGAAGAGTAGAATTGATGAATGATTCTCGAGGATTAAAGACTTATCATGAACGAGTTTGGGTGTCGTTACTTGGTGGATTGAGAGATCTAATCttaaatgaagcacataaatcgagattatctatGCATCTCGGTAGTACAAAAATGTaccatgtgtga